The sequence ATTTTCAAGAATTAAAACGAACGGTTGCATTGGTCACAGCTAATATAGAATTAAAACCATCCGCAGATTTCACAAAAAATGTGATGGGTCAGTTACCAAAAGAGAAGAAAAGAATGTCAGTCAAGCGATGGATGAAAATCCACCCGATGTTAACAGCAGCTGCCATTTTCTTCGTTTTTATGATAAGTGGTATGGTTTCCGCATGGGGACAGGATCACCAATTAAGCTATCCGAAGGGACAAAATCTGTTAGTGGAGAACGATACAGTTATTGTACCAGAAGATGTAGTCATTGAAGAAGATTTAGAAATCAAAAATGGCAATATTAAAATTGAAGGTGAGGTCCAGGGAGACGTCACGATCATTAATGGAGACAATTTGTCAGCATCTGCAGGGAAAGTAACAGGCGAAATAAAAGAAATAGATCAACTATTTGGCTGGATGTGGTATAAGCTGAAGGGTTTATTCCAAAGTGTATTCAGTTTTGATTAAAACAGAAGACAGTGATACTTTTGCAACTAGTATCACTGTTTTTTTATACAGTTAAGTTCCTATAATATGGATTATGTAAACTAGCCATCGCTAGCCACGCAGCCATATTGAGATATTTAATGTGCTGGCATACCGCTCCGTCCAACCACTCCGCGTCCTGCGGGGCACGGCTGAAGATCCACTTTGTGAAGAAGAGCACTTCACAAAGTGGATCTTCAGCACCTGCACAATCCCGCGGGAGTCTACGTGGTTGGCCTACGCTAGGATTGGAACTCTACAATTTTTGTCAGAGCTAGCATATTGATTTCATGCATATATAATAGCTATTGAAATTACAAAGAACCACTGCTTTTTGCTGTTACATAAGTTGTACCACTTCCCTCAAGCGTAGGAAATATGCGGAGACTCCCGTGGAATCAGCGCGAGCTGAAGATCCACTTGGTCTGTGCCTGTGTCTGCAAGTATCGCTTCGAAGTGAGCTTCCTCGGCACAAGGCAGCAAAGATGCTGTTCAAGTAGTAGCCTAGCTGAAGCCGTGCCCACAGGACGCGGAGCATATTTCCGGAGCTTTGCTAAGCAGATAAAATATATCAAAATGACCATTTTGCAATACAGTGTTTGTTAGCATAATCCATATTATAGGTAGTTGTATATTATTTGTTAGTTAGAACAGGGTGGGCTTTCCCGGTTTTTCTAAACGCTCGGAAGTTCTTTTATTCATCGCTTTATATAGGAGGAAGATGAGATCAGGGCATATTCCGAGGCTGTAAATAAATAATAATGGCGTCCAATACAGCTTACATAATTTATATTATCAATCTTACTATATGATAGATGGATGAACGGTTTTGTTTATGGCAAGTTTTTCTAACATGTTT is a genomic window of Gracilibacillus salinarum containing:
- a CDS encoding anti-sigma factor family protein is translated as MKCNKENVDLMHQYLDGDISARDAQQLRAHLKSCEACQHHFQELKRTVALVTANIELKPSADFTKNVMGQLPKEKKRMSVKRWMKIHPMLTAAAIFFVFMISGMVSAWGQDHQLSYPKGQNLLVENDTVIVPEDVVIEEDLEIKNGNIKIEGEVQGDVTIINGDNLSASAGKVTGEIKEIDQLFGWMWYKLKGLFQSVFSFD